In Arthrobacter sp. StoSoilB5, one genomic interval encodes:
- the metG gene encoding methionine--tRNA ligase, which translates to MTSAEKSPFYITTAISYPNGVPHIGHAYEVIATDAMARFKRLDGHEVFFMTGTDEHGLKMQQSAEKEGITAKQLADRNSAAFKQMSQDLGISHDRFIRTTDPDHYAASQAIWKKMEANGDIYLSKYEGWYSVRDEAYYVEDDTVVKEDGLRYSKETDTLVTWTAEESYFFRLSAYQEKLLALYEARPEFGAPQSRFNEVISFVKRGLEDLSISRTTFDWGVPVPGDEKHVMYVWVDALTNYLTGAGYPDVESESFKKFWPADVHIIGKDISRFHAIYWPAFLMSAGLELPKRVMIHGFLTNNGVKMSKSLGNVVAPQDFVAQYGLDQCRFFFLREVPFGADGSYNHEAIVGRMNSDLANNFGNLAQRSLSMVAKNCDGKVPVPGDFTAEDNALLAKAGELLATARGAFDKQEFSRALEAIWTVLGDTNAYFADQAPWVLRKTDVERMNTVLYVTLEVVRIVSILAQPVMPSSSAKLLEVLGQPEGEARQFSAIATPIVPGTELPAPAPIFPRYEEPAEA; encoded by the coding sequence GTGACGTCTGCAGAGAAATCCCCGTTCTACATCACCACCGCCATCAGCTACCCCAACGGCGTGCCCCACATCGGGCACGCCTATGAGGTCATCGCCACTGATGCCATGGCGCGTTTCAAGCGCCTCGACGGCCATGAGGTGTTCTTCATGACCGGAACGGACGAGCACGGGCTCAAGATGCAGCAGTCGGCCGAGAAGGAAGGCATTACCGCCAAGCAGCTCGCCGACCGCAACTCGGCGGCATTCAAGCAGATGAGCCAGGACCTGGGAATCTCCCATGACCGCTTCATCCGCACCACGGACCCGGACCACTACGCGGCGTCGCAGGCCATCTGGAAGAAGATGGAAGCCAATGGTGACATCTACCTGTCCAAGTACGAGGGCTGGTACTCGGTCCGCGACGAAGCGTACTACGTCGAAGACGACACCGTCGTCAAGGAAGATGGCCTCCGCTATTCCAAGGAGACGGACACCCTGGTGACCTGGACGGCAGAGGAAAGCTACTTCTTCCGCTTGTCCGCATATCAGGAGAAGCTCCTGGCGCTCTATGAGGCCCGGCCTGAGTTTGGTGCGCCTCAGTCCCGGTTTAACGAGGTCATCAGCTTCGTGAAGCGCGGCCTGGAGGATCTGTCCATCAGCCGCACCACGTTCGACTGGGGCGTCCCTGTCCCGGGCGATGAGAAGCACGTCATGTACGTCTGGGTGGATGCCTTGACGAATTACCTCACCGGTGCCGGATACCCGGATGTCGAGTCCGAGTCCTTCAAAAAATTCTGGCCGGCCGATGTCCACATCATCGGCAAGGACATTTCGCGCTTCCACGCGATCTACTGGCCCGCCTTCCTCATGAGCGCCGGCCTCGAGTTGCCCAAGCGCGTCATGATCCACGGCTTCCTGACCAACAATGGCGTGAAGATGTCCAAGTCCCTGGGCAATGTTGTCGCCCCACAGGACTTCGTAGCGCAGTACGGACTGGACCAGTGCCGGTTCTTCTTCCTCCGGGAAGTCCCGTTTGGCGCCGATGGCAGCTACAACCATGAGGCCATTGTGGGTCGCATGAATTCGGACCTGGCTAACAACTTCGGCAACCTGGCGCAGCGTTCGCTGTCCATGGTCGCGAAGAACTGTGACGGTAAGGTGCCCGTCCCCGGAGACTTCACGGCGGAGGACAACGCGCTGCTCGCCAAGGCCGGAGAACTGCTGGCTACGGCCAGGGGGGCTTTTGACAAGCAGGAGTTCAGCCGTGCCCTGGAAGCTATCTGGACAGTGCTGGGCGACACCAATGCCTACTTCGCTGACCAGGCGCCGTGGGTACTGCGGAAGACCGACGTCGAGCGTATGAATACGGTGCTTTACGTCACCCTGGAAGTTGTCCGCATTGTGTCGATCCTCGCCCAGCCGGTCATGCCTTCCTCGTCCGCCAAGCTCCTTGAGGTGCTCGGGCAGCCGGAAGGTGAGGCCAGGCAGTTCTCGGCCATCGCCACTCCGATCGTCCCGGGAACTGAACTTCCGGCCCCGGCGCCGATCTTCCCGCGCTACGAGGAACCTGCCGAAGCATAA
- a CDS encoding ATP-binding cassette domain-containing protein has translation MTDNLNPELTATPESTDESLQTRANTIVKSSDHATPLELSRVTIHYGGDKGGAEEVDVVDDFNLTLHAGEMHCIAGRSGSGKTSILTVSAGLTLPTSGTVFWEGQSLASMGDDEIADRRRALIGYVDQGGALIDGMSALENVLLPAVPDGEVEQRTEMAKDLLDLVGLGRRMRHRPAQLSGGERQRVAIARALILGTRVLVVDEPTASLDRAAANRIIGILKDTTSDGIAVLVASHDHELVRLSDTLTELN, from the coding sequence ATGACTGACAACCTCAACCCCGAGCTGACGGCGACCCCGGAATCCACGGACGAGTCGCTGCAGACGCGCGCCAACACCATCGTGAAGTCATCCGACCACGCCACCCCGCTGGAACTCAGCCGTGTCACTATCCACTACGGCGGAGACAAGGGCGGCGCGGAGGAAGTCGACGTCGTGGATGACTTCAACCTCACACTGCACGCAGGCGAGATGCACTGCATCGCTGGCCGAAGCGGCTCAGGCAAGACCAGCATCCTGACCGTCAGCGCAGGACTTACCCTCCCGACGTCGGGCACCGTGTTCTGGGAAGGCCAATCCCTGGCGTCCATGGGCGACGACGAGATCGCTGACCGGCGCCGTGCCTTGATTGGCTACGTGGATCAGGGCGGCGCCTTGATCGACGGCATGAGCGCCCTCGAGAACGTGCTGCTCCCCGCCGTTCCGGATGGAGAAGTGGAGCAGCGCACGGAGATGGCCAAGGACCTCCTTGACCTGGTGGGTCTCGGACGCCGCATGCGGCACCGTCCCGCACAGCTTTCCGGCGGTGAGCGCCAGCGCGTAGCAATCGCACGGGCCCTGATCCTGGGGACCCGCGTGCTGGTGGTGGACGAACCCACTGCCAGCCTCGACCGTGCTGCGGCCAACCGCATCATCGGCATCCTGAAGGACACCACGAGCGATGGCATTGCTGTACTCGTAGCTTCGCACGACCATGAACTGGTGCGGCTCAGCGATACGCTCACCGAACTGAACTAG
- a CDS encoding FtsX-like permease family protein, whose amino-acid sequence MNAVQRFIRSRVLLLTAAILIVAMCLSVLVQSQSQAALNRTVDENSRGLYDILVQAKPDPSQDGDGGALIQPEIANGQGGISFEQLEKIRTMGQTAVAAPISLVSRVSQNLEAPRLNAMDYLGYNAGLAGGVTAGDPSAMDSSKWPAAESVLSDKPKKYRLTASATSSDGVNQQTLFKTSAEGTLGKGRLIQEQAAGGTNVRIAGPDGETGIKFPAPALGSEHNLFNLSVALPLAPEVTESVVAVDPASERALLGSAGDFLAPLQKAPPADARNAGAIGRHFESLFTSGLSMDQLEEGPDFLGVKLKYWAPLMTQYQQAKRDGLLTNDSQAIPLIVRSGTSLDLKYSVKIEEIDNSGKVVNEVGTVTRSLDKDYLPFVSKAPFALEWPGSTDHSQLLGSTASFGQGLYNPATWSTAFAAAPKYKEGGEASNGASDKTATPGDWVTVNRLPEKSSFGAAVDQTQRKPVDERSYREDLETGKKPAAPMPMVYGTFDPADVQAAAGDVNKLPLGGYDPAPLTLSKDAEGKDVNGTVLKPSLSATGLVSQSAGAITDYYGLAAARGYDTNADVIDAIRVRANATGTWKQAQPDVEKLAAQIRELGLEATVVAGSAREDANIFVPGYSKDDAGKESPLGTVQQSWVRQDAADAVSGSLTGTNITLLFLTLLGATLLTGASTVSYIRQRRSEAGILRAMGWTQKRIRSWVLEEFAVGAAALAAAGVILSLLSWNLATVIVSVTMLIIYVGAALLAAQQLRHRVVVDQEPQHDERLVTVDSPLTFANRQLTTNRFNSVSLAVAVGVFGAAVGALIALLIDIPRAAGASALSGLAAASIALPSVTLAVFGVVVGLLLTLVTGRFELHAKREYLGTLRAMGWNPDMLGQVRFFENALVGTVALPLGVLGALGLGLLLAPYAALWAGLAGLLAVICWIPIATKVVK is encoded by the coding sequence CGACATCCTGGTCCAGGCAAAGCCGGACCCCTCACAGGACGGAGACGGCGGTGCCCTCATCCAGCCGGAGATCGCCAATGGCCAAGGCGGGATCAGCTTTGAGCAGTTGGAGAAAATCCGGACGATGGGACAGACAGCCGTAGCTGCGCCCATCAGCCTGGTTTCGCGGGTATCGCAGAACCTCGAGGCTCCCCGCCTCAATGCCATGGACTATCTGGGCTACAACGCTGGCCTGGCCGGTGGAGTAACTGCCGGGGACCCCTCCGCCATGGACTCCAGCAAGTGGCCTGCCGCTGAATCGGTCTTGTCCGACAAGCCCAAGAAGTACCGGCTGACGGCCTCCGCCACAAGCTCAGACGGGGTCAACCAGCAAACGCTGTTCAAGACCAGCGCCGAAGGCACCCTCGGCAAGGGCCGCTTGATCCAGGAACAGGCTGCCGGGGGAACGAATGTCCGGATCGCAGGCCCGGACGGCGAGACCGGGATTAAGTTCCCCGCTCCCGCCCTTGGCTCGGAGCACAACCTCTTCAATCTCTCCGTTGCGCTGCCGCTGGCGCCCGAGGTGACAGAGTCCGTCGTCGCCGTCGATCCTGCCTCCGAGCGTGCCCTCCTGGGCTCTGCAGGTGACTTCCTTGCACCCTTGCAGAAGGCTCCGCCAGCGGACGCCCGCAATGCGGGCGCTATTGGCCGGCATTTCGAAAGCCTTTTCACCAGCGGCCTCAGCATGGACCAGCTTGAAGAAGGCCCAGATTTCCTCGGCGTGAAGCTGAAGTACTGGGCTCCTTTGATGACGCAGTACCAGCAGGCAAAGCGTGACGGATTGCTGACCAATGATTCACAGGCCATTCCGCTGATTGTTCGCTCGGGGACGTCCCTTGATTTGAAGTACTCCGTCAAGATCGAGGAAATCGACAACAGCGGCAAAGTGGTCAATGAGGTGGGCACAGTAACGCGCTCCCTGGACAAGGACTACCTGCCTTTTGTTTCCAAGGCCCCCTTTGCCCTTGAATGGCCGGGTTCCACTGATCACAGCCAGCTCCTTGGCAGTACTGCCTCCTTCGGCCAAGGGCTTTACAACCCGGCCACCTGGAGTACCGCTTTTGCTGCCGCGCCCAAGTACAAGGAGGGCGGCGAGGCCTCCAACGGTGCTTCGGACAAGACGGCAACGCCGGGGGACTGGGTGACGGTCAACCGCCTTCCCGAAAAGTCGTCCTTCGGTGCAGCTGTGGACCAGACCCAGCGCAAGCCTGTGGATGAGCGCTCCTACCGGGAAGACCTGGAAACCGGAAAAAAGCCCGCTGCTCCCATGCCCATGGTCTACGGAACCTTTGATCCGGCGGACGTTCAGGCTGCAGCCGGCGACGTCAACAAGCTCCCACTCGGTGGCTATGACCCCGCTCCCTTGACCCTGAGCAAGGACGCAGAGGGCAAGGACGTCAATGGCACTGTGCTGAAGCCTTCACTCAGCGCAACTGGCCTGGTCAGCCAATCGGCCGGTGCCATCACCGATTACTACGGCCTGGCCGCAGCCCGCGGCTACGACACCAACGCCGACGTCATCGATGCCATCCGCGTCCGCGCCAATGCCACTGGAACGTGGAAGCAGGCCCAGCCGGACGTTGAAAAACTGGCCGCCCAGATCCGTGAACTCGGACTTGAAGCGACCGTCGTTGCAGGTTCCGCCCGTGAAGACGCCAATATCTTCGTCCCGGGCTACAGCAAGGACGACGCCGGCAAGGAATCTCCGCTGGGCACCGTCCAGCAGTCCTGGGTGCGGCAGGACGCCGCCGACGCCGTATCGGGTTCCCTGACGGGCACCAACATCACGTTGCTCTTCCTGACACTTCTTGGCGCTACTCTCCTGACGGGTGCTTCGACTGTCAGCTACATCCGCCAGCGCAGGAGCGAAGCCGGCATCCTGAGGGCCATGGGCTGGACACAGAAACGCATCAGGTCCTGGGTGCTCGAAGAGTTTGCCGTCGGCGCTGCTGCTTTGGCCGCGGCAGGAGTCATTTTGAGCCTGCTGAGTTGGAACCTCGCTACCGTGATCGTCTCGGTGACCATGCTCATCATCTACGTGGGCGCAGCTTTGCTGGCTGCCCAGCAACTACGTCACCGTGTGGTGGTGGACCAGGAACCGCAGCACGATGAACGCCTTGTAACTGTTGACTCGCCTTTGACGTTCGCCAACAGGCAGCTCACCACCAACCGGTTCAACTCCGTCTCCCTGGCCGTCGCGGTGGGTGTGTTCGGCGCCGCTGTGGGGGCCTTGATCGCACTGCTGATCGACATTCCCCGGGCGGCCGGAGCCAGTGCCTTGAGCGGTCTGGCAGCTGCGAGCATTGCGTTGCCAAGCGTCACCCTGGCGGTCTTCGGCGTGGTTGTGGGCCTACTGCTCACTCTTGTCACAGGGCGGTTCGAACTCCACGCGAAGCGCGAGTATCTGGGCACTTTGCGTGCCATGGGCTGGAACCCGGACATGCTTGGCCAGGTCCGCTTCTTTGAAAATGCACTTGTCGGCACTGTGGCGCTTCCCTTGGGCGTCCTTGGTGCCCTTGGACTGGGGCTCCTCCTTGCTCCGTACGCAGCACTCTGGGCCGGATTGGCCGGGCTGCTGGCCGTAATTTGCTGGATTCCGATTGCAACGAAAGTAGTCAAATGA
- a CDS encoding ABC transporter permease, with translation MLRVALSQLTTHFRRFVAIGLAVMLSVMFLSATLMVGASTNASLGASIGEGYRNADLVATPRNGEAFTQAAVDAAASSPAVEDSYAERSTYVTFEAGGGEQYGRLRNAAPPSLEGAVLSSGSMPSQPFEAVIDVKSAEHLGLTVGSTLDLHGGGPVKNAKVRVSGLIQTTNDPFSSSAAQLVASESVLNAVQDAGVGYTGMQFTLKPGEETGAAKDYISHRMESAEADAPVLETAQEKVTSTVAMLSAGQDQLTIVLLAFAGVAILVSTLVVANTFSVLVAQRTRELALLRCLGAGRSQIRGSVIMEALLVGFASSILGVLAATGLMTGLIAWAKSQPGQAFATLAVPPSAIFAGLVAGTLLTVVAALVPAKAATAVAPLAALRPADDASVGNRRGKVRLVSGLIALVGGVSLLIFGSTTVSLLVALLGGAVSFVGILLCSTLFIPTVVALAGRLAAPAGVPGKLAAVNATRNPARTSATAAALLIGVTLVSLMMTGAATSRQAFNATLAENYPVDLAAMTAVDGPANPAEAISRIKTLDGVSNAVLLPAVGTLAGSTPDGGTTVYSLSSADAASILRDNNLKPSPGTVYLPEDSAGGRATIRTATGTALLDAKVLRTRHVPAFVESSSITAGALQDAPAMVWVKLDDSVSGDRVQAIQKEMAAALGVHERTVSGAAIERVTFNSIIDVLLLVVTGLLGVAVVIALIGVANTLSLSVLERTRENSLLRALGLTKGQLRGMLAIEAVLVAGVAAVLGAGMGIVYGWLGAQATLGGVADVVPAVPWLQIAAVFGVAVVAGLLASVIPARRAARLSPVEGLATA, from the coding sequence ATGCTGCGTGTTGCCCTATCTCAATTGACGACGCATTTCCGACGATTTGTTGCAATCGGGCTCGCCGTGATGCTCTCCGTCATGTTCCTCTCCGCCACCCTCATGGTGGGCGCGAGCACCAATGCATCGCTGGGTGCCAGTATCGGTGAGGGTTACCGCAACGCGGATCTTGTTGCCACACCCAGAAACGGCGAAGCGTTCACTCAAGCCGCGGTGGACGCCGCCGCGTCCTCCCCCGCTGTGGAGGACAGTTACGCCGAGCGTTCCACCTATGTGACGTTCGAGGCTGGCGGCGGTGAGCAGTACGGGCGCCTGCGAAATGCAGCACCTCCATCCTTGGAAGGCGCCGTCCTCTCCTCCGGTTCCATGCCGTCGCAACCCTTCGAAGCCGTCATCGACGTCAAGTCCGCAGAGCATCTTGGCCTCACGGTTGGCAGCACCTTGGACCTGCACGGTGGCGGCCCGGTCAAGAACGCCAAGGTGAGAGTTTCTGGCCTGATACAGACCACGAATGATCCCTTCTCCTCCTCGGCGGCCCAGCTTGTCGCTTCAGAGTCAGTCTTGAATGCAGTCCAGGACGCTGGCGTCGGATACACAGGCATGCAGTTCACCCTCAAGCCCGGCGAAGAGACAGGCGCGGCCAAGGATTACATCTCACACCGGATGGAATCAGCGGAAGCCGACGCACCTGTGCTGGAAACGGCCCAGGAGAAGGTCACGTCCACGGTCGCCATGCTCAGTGCAGGTCAAGACCAACTGACCATTGTCCTGCTCGCCTTCGCTGGCGTCGCTATTCTCGTCTCCACTTTGGTGGTGGCCAACACCTTTTCCGTGCTCGTGGCACAGCGGACCCGCGAATTGGCGCTGCTGCGTTGCTTGGGAGCTGGCCGTTCGCAAATCCGCGGCTCCGTCATAATGGAGGCCCTCCTGGTTGGCTTCGCCTCATCGATTCTGGGTGTCCTGGCTGCTACGGGCCTGATGACCGGGCTGATCGCATGGGCCAAGTCCCAGCCCGGCCAGGCGTTCGCAACCTTGGCGGTACCGCCGTCGGCAATTTTCGCCGGGCTCGTTGCCGGCACGCTGCTGACCGTCGTCGCAGCCCTCGTCCCCGCCAAGGCGGCTACGGCGGTCGCACCGCTGGCTGCGCTGAGGCCCGCCGACGACGCCTCAGTGGGCAACCGGCGAGGCAAAGTCCGGCTGGTCTCGGGCCTGATTGCCCTGGTGGGCGGCGTATCACTGTTGATTTTCGGTAGCACCACCGTCTCGCTGCTGGTTGCTTTGCTCGGTGGCGCGGTTTCCTTCGTCGGGATTCTGCTCTGCTCCACCCTGTTCATTCCCACAGTCGTTGCCCTCGCCGGCCGTCTGGCCGCACCCGCAGGCGTGCCCGGCAAGCTCGCCGCCGTCAACGCGACGCGCAACCCGGCACGTACCTCGGCGACCGCTGCTGCCTTGCTGATCGGCGTAACGCTGGTTTCGCTCATGATGACCGGAGCCGCCACTTCCCGGCAAGCGTTCAATGCGACGTTGGCCGAGAACTACCCTGTGGATCTCGCTGCGATGACCGCGGTAGACGGTCCAGCCAATCCAGCAGAAGCCATCTCGCGTATCAAGACACTCGACGGGGTCAGCAATGCGGTCCTGCTACCGGCAGTTGGCACGCTCGCCGGGTCCACTCCCGACGGCGGGACCACCGTCTACTCGCTCTCGTCCGCCGATGCTGCTTCCATCCTGCGCGACAACAACCTGAAGCCGAGCCCGGGTACGGTCTACCTGCCCGAAGACTCCGCCGGTGGTCGCGCAACCATCAGGACGGCGACTGGTACTGCACTCCTCGACGCGAAGGTCCTGCGGACCCGCCACGTTCCGGCCTTCGTGGAAAGCTCAAGCATCACAGCAGGAGCGCTGCAGGACGCACCCGCCATGGTGTGGGTCAAACTGGACGATTCCGTTTCCGGTGACCGCGTCCAAGCAATCCAGAAGGAGATGGCAGCCGCTTTGGGCGTGCATGAACGCACCGTCAGCGGCGCAGCGATCGAGCGCGTGACGTTCAACAGCATCATCGACGTGCTCCTGCTGGTGGTCACAGGCTTGCTGGGAGTTGCCGTGGTGATTGCCCTGATCGGTGTGGCGAACACTCTGTCCCTCTCCGTACTTGAGAGAACGCGGGAAAACTCCTTGCTGAGGGCACTGGGCCTGACGAAGGGCCAGCTCCGCGGCATGCTGGCCATCGAAGCGGTGCTCGTGGCCGGCGTGGCCGCAGTCCTTGGTGCGGGCATGGGCATCGTCTATGGCTGGCTCGGTGCGCAGGCCACCCTGGGCGGAGTGGCTGATGTTGTTCCTGCAGTTCCGTGGCTGCAGATCGCGGCTGTTTTCGGTGTTGCCGTGGTGGCGGGCCTGCTTGCCTCTGTGATTCCGGCCCGTCGTGCGGCGCGCCTTTCTCCGGTTGAGGGTCTGGCCACCGCCTAG